In Planctomycetota bacterium, the sequence GATGCCGGACATGGATGGCCTGGAGCTGCTGGCCCAAGTGCGGCAGCATGACTCGAAAATCTTCGTGATGCTGATGACGGCGTACGCTTCGGTGAGCACGGCGGTGGAGGCGATGAAGCGGGGGGCGTTCAACTACATCATGAAGCCCATTGACCTCGACCACCTGAAGGCGCACCTGGAGAATGCGTTCGGCGCGCAGGACCTGCTGTTGGAGAACATCCTGCTGCGCGAGCGGTTGGAGCACCTGAGCGGGACGCCGGACCTCATCGGCCATTCGTTCAGCATGCGGAAAGTGATGGACCTGATCAACCAGGTGGCGGATACACAGAGCACGATCCTCATCCGAGGCGAGAGCGGCACCGGGAAGGAACTGGTGGCCAACGCGATCCACCGGAAGTCGCGGCGAGCCAACGGCCCCTTCGTGAAGGTGAACTGCGCCGCGCTGAGCGAGAGCCTGCTCGAGAGCGAGTTGTTCGGCCACGAGGAGGGGGCCTTCACCGGGGCGATCCGGCAGCGCCAGGGGCGCTTCGAGCTGGCGGACGGCGGCACGATCTTCCTCGACGAGGTGAGCGAGCTGGCGCCGACCACACAGGCGAAGCTGCTGCGGGTGCTCCAGAACCGCGAGTTCGAGCGGCTGGGGGGGACCCAGACGCTGTGCGTGGACGTGCGTGTGGTGGCGGCGACGAATGCGGACCTGGAGGAGCGGGTGGAGAAGGGCGCCTTCCGGCGTGACCTGTACTTCCGCCTCAACGTGGTGCCAATCTACCTGCCGCCCCTGCGGAGCCGCCGGGAGGACATACCGCTCTTCGTCCATACGTTCATCCGGCGATTCGCTGAGCGCAATGGGAAGGACGTGGTGGGGATCACCCCCGAGGCCCTCCAGCGCCTGATGGAGCACGAGTGGCCGGGGAATGTGAGGGAGTTGGAGAACTGCATCGAGCGGATGGTCGTGACGTCCGTGAAGCGGGTGCTGGACGTGGACGACCTGCCGCCTGAGTCGTTTCGCGTGGAAGCCCCCGCCCGGGCAGCCAGTCGGGGAGCCGAGGTGGGTGGCGAGGGGGCGGCCGCCTGTCTTCCCGTGGGGCTGAGCCTCCGCGAGCTGGAGGAGATGGCCATCCGACAGACGCTGACCATCACAGGGGGGAATCGCACGATGGCGGCGCGCATCCTGGGCATGAGCCTGCGCAACCTTCACCGGCGGATTGAAGAGTACGGCATCGCGCGCCTTCGCCCCCGGCCGGAGTGACTGTCGTACGGCAGATCATTCGGCCAGACCCATACCAAGGAAACCACCGGCAGGGCCATGGGAGCGTGCCTCACGCGGATACTATGCCAGGTTGGCACGTATTTTCGCTCGCAGCCGAAGTCGTGCCGTGATGGCATAAAGATTCCAACCGCTGTTTGGGGTGGTTCGATCGCTATGCGCTCCTGTGAAATGCATCCAGTCGGTGGCGCCGATCATGCCTGTCGCGTAAGACCAAGCTGTACAGAGACATGGATTGTTCCAGTCGATGTGATGGCATCTGCCTACTGGGATAGCGCATTGCCCGGCCAGTCTTGTGGCATGTGATTTGCTGCTCGAGGAATGGTGAGGTGTGGATGTCAGACCTGCCCTACGGCAGGGGATGAGCTGTGAGCATTAGGGACGCGAATCTCGTGAGGAAGTGGAGACCCTGCCTGAAGTGCGGGCGTCTCATCCGCACCGACCGATGCCACCGCCTATGTGTGGCATGTTCCCATAGGAACGACGGAGTCCTCGACCGCAGAGGCCCAGTCCCGCACGAGCTTGCCCCAGTGCTCCGGGGCATTCTGACAGTGGACTGCGCGCAGCCCGACATGGTGGCCGCGCCAGCGTGCTTGTGCGACTGATGGGCGCAAGAGAAAGAGCAACAGCAGGTAGGTGCACGGGTGCACCTATCGGGCGTCGAGCAGGGAGTAGTTGCCGGGGGCCTACTCCCTGCAGTTTTTAACCTGCCGGCCGCAACGACCCCCAGGAAAAGCCATTCCCACCGCTTGGCAAATCTGGTATAATGCTCTTGCCGACAACGGCACCCTGGTTCCCACCCAAGCCCCATCGGACGTGAAAGGTCGCGAATGCTGCGTTGGAATAAGCACACTCGCACCCTGGAGCAGGAAGAGCATCACTTCGAGCTCCAGGACATCGCCGAGCCGAACCTCTTCCGCGACACGTTCCCCTACGTCGAGGTCCCCCGCATCCCCTTCGACCATCGGCGCGTCCCCATGTGGCCGCCCGAAGAGATCTGGATCACCGACACCACGTTCCGCGACGGCCAGCAGGCGCGTCCTCCATACTCAGTCGAGCAGATCGTCCAACTCTATAAGTTTCTCCACCAGCTCGGCGGCCCCAACGGCATCATCCGCCAGAGTGAGTTCTTCCTCTACTCCGACAAGGATAAGGAAGCTGTCCGCCGTTGCCTCGACCTCGGCTATCGCTACCCCGAGATCACAGGCTGGATTCGCGCCACCGCCAGCGACTTCAAGCTCGTCAAGCAGATGGGCCTCCGCGAGACCGGGATTCTCACCTCCTGCTCCGACTACCACATCTTCCTCAAGCTCGGAAAGACACGTAAGCAGGCCCTGGACATGTACTTAGGAATCGTCAAGTCTGCCATCGAGCAGGAGATCATCCCCCGCTGCCACTTCGAAGACCTCACGCGGGCCGACTTCCTCGGCTTCGTCGTACCCTTCGCCCAGGAGCTCATGAAACTCGCCCAGGAGAGCCGCCGCCCCGTCAAGATCCGCTGCTGCGACACACTCGGCCTCGGCGTCTGCTACCCAGGCTCCTCCGTCCCACGCTGCGTCCAGGGCGTCATCTACGGCCTCATCCAATACGCCAACGTCCCCAGCGCCTGGCTCGAGTGGCATGGGCACAACGACTTCTACAAGGTTGTTACAAACGCTGGCACCGCTTGGCTTTACGGCTGTGCAGCCGCCAACGGCACCCTCCTCGGCATTGGCGAGCGCACCGGCAACCCACCCATCGAGGCCCTCGCCATCGAGTACACCGCCCTCCGCGGCGACGCCAATGGCATGGACCTCTCGGTCATCACCCAGGTGGCCGACTACTATCGCCGCGTCATCGGCTACGAGCCTCCCCGGAGCCAGCCCTACGTGGGCGCCGACTTCAACACCACCGCCGCCGGCATTCACGCCGACGGCCTCCGCAAGAACCCCGAAATCTACACCATCTTCGACACCGAGCGCATCCTCGGCGTCCCCCCCACCATCGCCATCACCGACAAGAGCGGTGTGGCCGGCATCGCCGCGTGGGTGGACTTCGAACTGCGCGACCGCGGCGTCCACATCTCCAAGGACCACCCCGGCGTCATCGCCATCAAGGACGCTGTGGACGCCCAGTTCGCAGGCTGCCGCCTCACCGCAATGAGCCGCGAGGAGCTCCTCGCCCTCGCGCGCAAGCACCTGCCCGAGTACTTCAGCGAGTGAGGGGCCAGACACCGCGAATCTGAGCGAATGGCGCCAACCGGGGCACTGGGCGGCGCAGCGGGCGCCAAGGAAGACGCGGGCGGCTCGCAACGGCTCTGCCCAGCCAGGTCCATAATGTCCATCATGTCCAGGTGGGGCGGGAGAATGGGGCGCTCTGCGTGCCTGCCCGTGCCCGCGAATCGGTCGGAGGAGCGGCCCCACGCGGAGCGTAGGGACGAGGGGAGGGCGTCTTCTTCTCCGGATTCGCGGCCTGGTGCCGGCCTCAGGCTTCCCGCACCGGGTGGCAGTGCACGTCCACGCGGCGCACGTAGTCCATGCCGTCCACCAGCGTGTGCTCGATCTCGGTGGCGATGTGGTCGGCCTCGGCGATGGAGATGTGGGGATCCACGCCGATGGTGAGGTTCACGACGAGGTACGGGCCGAAGCGGTGGGCTCGGATTTCCTCGACCTCGCGAATGCCGGGCACACCCGTGAGGTGGCCCCTGATCTCCTCGGCCAGCTCGCGGCTCGGCACGCTGTCCATCAGCTCTGCGGCGGCGGAGCGGATGATCTCGACGCCGGTGCGCAGGATGATGAGGGCGACAATGGCGCCGGCGAGCGGGTCCACCCAGTCGAGGCCCGTGCGGCCGAGGAAGATGCCGATGGTGACGGCGGAGGCAGAGATGATGTCGTTGCGGTGGTCGTAGGCCAGGGCCATGACGGCCGGGTTGTGGGTCTGCCGGCCGATTCTCCGCGTGACGAGGGTGAGCGCAGTCTTGAGCGCGACGGTGAAGAGTGCGACCCAAAGGGTGATGCTGAGCGCCCCCTCCTCGGCGCCCGGCCGCGAGAGGAGGTCGTAGACGCGGTTCACTGCGTCCCAGAAAATGGCGATGCCGGTGGTCATAACGAACGCGCCGATGACGAGGGCGGCGATGCTCTCCATCTGGCGGTGGCCATAGGGGTGCTCGTCATCGGGCGGGCGGCCGGCGAGGCGCACGAACACGCTGACGACGATGTAGTAGGCGACGTCGGAGGTCGAGTTCACGCCGTCCGCGAGCAGGGCCGGGCTGTGGCCGAGGATGCCCACGGCCGTCTTCAGCGCGGCCAGGACCACATTGGCCGCGAGGCCGAGGTTGACGGCCAGCAGGCCCCGGTGCTCGCGCGAGTCGCGGGTCATGGGCTGTGCCTGGACAAGTGTGTGCGTCGCCACGCCGCCGGCCGGCGCGCGCCGGCCCGGGCAGGGGCCATCTTCGTGCCTTTGTAGGATACGCCGACTCCGGCACGGCGTCAAACACGTTCTTGAGGCGTGGGGTGTTCAGCGGTCAGCGCGCGGGAGGCTTCCCGGGAGCCGGCGGCGGGGTGACGTTGGGGCCGACGATGGTGGGGAGGAGGTCCCTGCCCACAAAGCGCGCGTAGCGCAGCAGGTCGGCCGGAAACAGGTCGCGGCAGTGAAGCTGGTAGAGCAGGAACAGGTAGAAGAGCAGCAGCGTGTCGTCGCCCAGCTCGTAGTAACCCACGCTGGCCTTCTCGTTGAGGACGGTGGGGACCCACGCCACACCGCCCGTGCGGACGGGCCGCTGCTCGAAATGGTAGACGAGGCCGCGGTCAAGCACACACAGGCAGTCGAGCCAGCCCTCTGGCACGAGGCGGCGGTGCAACTGGGAGAGCTCTGCGGCGAGGCGGTCCACCGGCGTGGCGCACTGGAAGGCGAAGAGGACCGTGAAGGGGGCCATGTTCTTCTGGTTGGGGCCGTAGAGACGGTGGCCGTGGTGTTGCGAGACCAGGGCCGAGCGGTCGAGCCGCTTCGCCGAGGTGACGGCGGCCACGGCCTCCTCCAGGTCGCCCAGCGAGAGCACGGGCTTCACCTCGATAGCCGCGTAGACCGCCTCGGCGGGGAACAGGCGCGAGGCCTCGGTCTCCTGGAGGAGTGGCGAATGGAACGCATCGTAGATGACCACATCTATCTGGCGGCTGCCCCAGCCGCGGGAGTCTACCAGCTCGCCGCGCGCCACGCCGTAGCAGGGCGGCAGGTGGCGCTGGAGGAAGTCGGTCACCACAGCCTCGCGGCGCATGCCCTTCTCATACGGGTGGGTGCCGCCCACCGAGTGGGCGTCGAAGGCCGCGCGCAGCATCTTGCTGACGGCTCGGAACTTGCCCGGAAGATCGAACGGTGGTTGGATGGGCATGGGCCTGCCTCGTGGACGGGTGGAGGGCCTCGGGCGCGGCGCGAATCATAGGGCGCGCCGGGCCGAATGTCAAGCTTGACAAGCCCCGCAAGCCGCGCATAATGCACACAGAGGCCGGAACCCAGGCTTTGGTCAGAGAGGAGAGGACCCATGAGCGGATGGCGTGCGTTGGCGGCAGTGGCGGCCCTGGCGTTGGCCGTGGGACCGGGCTGCGCGACCGTGCAGGTGGCCACGAACTTCAACGGGCAGGCCATCACGACCGATGCGGGGGGCGCCGTGGCGCACATCAATGTGAGCAACTGGGGCTTCTACTTCCTGCCGAGCTACGCGCTCCTCACCGGCGACACGGTGACGCAGGGCAACATCGCCGTCGGCAAGGACACGGTGACGGTGGCCTCGGCCATCGAGATGCTCACGGTGAGCAGCAAGGCCATGGGCGCGACGAAGACGACCGACATCACCTCGTTCCGCCGCAGCATCGCCGTGCTGCCGCCGATCATCTGGTTCAAGACCGTGCAGGTCTCCGGCAACGCCACGCGGTAGCCGCAGGCGGGCGCCGAATCCGTCGGAGTCGACATGGGAAAGCGGGAGGCGGAGGGTCTGCGCATGCAATCTGAGCAGCGCGCGTCGCGGCGCCGGTTTCTCGAAACCAGTGGCAAGGCCGCTGTGGCCTCGGCTCTCGCCGGGGCGGCCCTGCCCGCCGTGCATGCGGGCGAGGACAACACCATCCGCCTGGCCCTCATCGGCTGCGGCGGGCGCGGCGGCGGCGCCGCCGTCAACGCCTTCGACGCGCCGGGCGGGCCCGTCAAGCTGTGGGCCGCGGCCGACATCTTCCAGACCCGCCTCGACGCCTGCCTGAAGAACCTTCAGACCAAGTACCCC encodes:
- a CDS encoding sigma-54 dependent transcriptional regulator; the encoded protein is MVLVVDDDAVGRESLAEAVSEMGYRALAASSGAAAMEVLEREPVDLVLTDLRMPDMDGLELLAQVRQHDSKIFVMLMTAYASVSTAVEAMKRGAFNYIMKPIDLDHLKAHLENAFGAQDLLLENILLRERLEHLSGTPDLIGHSFSMRKVMDLINQVADTQSTILIRGESGTGKELVANAIHRKSRRANGPFVKVNCAALSESLLESELFGHEEGAFTGAIRQRQGRFELADGGTIFLDEVSELAPTTQAKLLRVLQNREFERLGGTQTLCVDVRVVAATNADLEERVEKGAFRRDLYFRLNVVPIYLPPLRSRREDIPLFVHTFIRRFAERNGKDVVGITPEALQRLMEHEWPGNVRELENCIERMVVTSVKRVLDVDDLPPESFRVEAPARAASRGAEVGGEGAAACLPVGLSLRELEEMAIRQTLTITGGNRTMAARILGMSLRNLHRRIEEYGIARLRPRPE
- a CDS encoding 2-isopropylmalate synthase, which translates into the protein MLRWNKHTRTLEQEEHHFELQDIAEPNLFRDTFPYVEVPRIPFDHRRVPMWPPEEIWITDTTFRDGQQARPPYSVEQIVQLYKFLHQLGGPNGIIRQSEFFLYSDKDKEAVRRCLDLGYRYPEITGWIRATASDFKLVKQMGLRETGILTSCSDYHIFLKLGKTRKQALDMYLGIVKSAIEQEIIPRCHFEDLTRADFLGFVVPFAQELMKLAQESRRPVKIRCCDTLGLGVCYPGSSVPRCVQGVIYGLIQYANVPSAWLEWHGHNDFYKVVTNAGTAWLYGCAAANGTLLGIGERTGNPPIEALAIEYTALRGDANGMDLSVITQVADYYRRVIGYEPPRSQPYVGADFNTTAAGIHADGLRKNPEIYTIFDTERILGVPPTIAITDKSGVAGIAAWVDFELRDRGVHISKDHPGVIAIKDAVDAQFAGCRLTAMSREELLALARKHLPEYFSE
- a CDS encoding cation diffusion facilitator family transporter is translated as MTRDSREHRGLLAVNLGLAANVVLAALKTAVGILGHSPALLADGVNSTSDVAYYIVVSVFVRLAGRPPDDEHPYGHRQMESIAALVIGAFVMTTGIAIFWDAVNRVYDLLSRPGAEEGALSITLWVALFTVALKTALTLVTRRIGRQTHNPAVMALAYDHRNDIISASAVTIGIFLGRTGLDWVDPLAGAIVALIILRTGVEIIRSAAAELMDSVPSRELAEEIRGHLTGVPGIREVEEIRAHRFGPYLVVNLTIGVDPHISIAEADHIATEIEHTLVDGMDYVRRVDVHCHPVREA